In a single window of the Chondrocystis sp. NIES-4102 genome:
- a CDS encoding integrase family protein → MVSAAKRVGRHPLRDSTLILMAYRHGLRVSELVSLKWEQIDFADGTIYINPLKHRVSSTYPLRGVEFRALRQLQKEYPNSNYLFETKRATMIAAATARRIIERAGKMAGLPLSRSSSYASPCLWLLFGESRT, encoded by the coding sequence ATGGTTTCTGCTGCCAAGAGAGTGGGCAGACACCCTTTAAGAGATTCTACTTTGATTTTAATGGCTTATCGTCATGGGTTGAGAGTATCCGAGTTAGTTTCTTTAAAGTGGGAACAGATTGATTTTGCTGATGGTACAATTTACATCAATCCGCTCAAACATCGTGTCAGTTCAACTTATCCTCTGCGTGGTGTTGAATTTAGAGCTTTGCGACAATTACAGAAAGAGTATCCTAACTCGAATTATCTGTTTGAAACAAAAAGGGCTACTATGATAGCTGCTGCTACAGCCAGAAGGATTATCGAACGTGCAGGGAAAATGGCAGGATTACCTTTAAGCCGTTCATCTTCATATGCTTCGCCATGCTTGTGGCTTTTATTTGGCGAGTCTAGGACATGA